Proteins encoded in a region of the Mucilaginibacter sabulilitoris genome:
- the dacB gene encoding D-alanyl-D-alanine carboxypeptidase/D-alanyl-D-alanine endopeptidase, protein MKRLLIVSLFIISGQVYAQDLQQKLANAFGRLQADSQCSYASVSLTVLDAKTGEQVFAANPNMGLATASTLKTITSITAFNILGADFKYQTQLGYSGEIVADGTLNGDVIIKGAGDPTLGSWRYDQTKEANVLALMTAALQKAGIKKINGRIIGDDSIFGTQSIPEGWIWQDVGNYYGAGTSGLCWRENQFDIKLRTGVVGNPIGVSRTVPNIPYLTFKSELTNGSAGSGDNAYAFLPVGTTVMYLRGTYAIDQDKKSISAAIPDAAYDAALRLADTLKKLGILVTSGPESAATLAAKDMRLPLMAKNLTTIQSPPLSRIVYWLNQKSINLYAEQLLKTIAWKQGRKPTTTNGVDEVQKFWKARGIDPNTINTYDGSGLSPGDRVTTNTMARILQSAKKESWFADLYTSLPVYNNMKMKSGSINSVLCYAGYQTYNGRELCFSIMVNNFSGSSRGIKEKMFRVLDVLK, encoded by the coding sequence ATGAAACGGTTACTGATAGTTAGTTTATTTATTATAAGCGGGCAGGTTTACGCCCAGGATCTTCAACAAAAACTGGCCAATGCCTTTGGTCGTTTACAAGCCGATAGCCAATGCAGTTATGCTTCGGTGTCGTTAACAGTACTTGATGCTAAAACTGGCGAACAGGTGTTTGCTGCTAACCCCAATATGGGTTTGGCTACCGCATCGACATTAAAAACCATTACCAGCATTACCGCCTTCAATATTTTAGGAGCCGATTTTAAATACCAGACCCAGCTGGGTTACTCCGGCGAAATAGTTGCCGATGGCACCCTTAACGGCGACGTGATTATTAAAGGAGCCGGTGACCCAACCCTAGGCAGCTGGCGGTACGACCAAACCAAAGAGGCCAATGTGCTTGCGCTGATGACCGCCGCATTGCAAAAAGCAGGCATCAAAAAAATCAACGGCCGCATTATTGGCGACGATAGTATCTTCGGCACACAGTCCATCCCGGAAGGGTGGATATGGCAGGATGTTGGGAATTACTACGGCGCGGGTACATCAGGTTTGTGCTGGCGCGAAAATCAGTTTGATATTAAATTGCGTACCGGAGTGGTGGGTAACCCTATCGGTGTATCGCGCACGGTACCCAATATTCCATACCTCACGTTTAAAAGCGAGCTGACAAATGGTTCAGCAGGTTCTGGTGATAATGCCTACGCGTTTTTGCCTGTGGGTACAACGGTAATGTACCTGCGTGGCACTTACGCTATAGATCAGGATAAAAAAAGTATATCCGCAGCTATACCCGATGCTGCTTATGACGCTGCCCTGCGCCTGGCCGATACCCTAAAAAAATTAGGTATTCTGGTAACCAGCGGTCCCGAATCTGCGGCCACTTTAGCTGCCAAAGATATGCGGCTGCCCTTGATGGCTAAAAACCTGACCACCATTCAATCGCCGCCATTGAGCAGGATTGTTTACTGGCTTAATCAGAAAAGTATAAACCTGTATGCCGAGCAATTGCTTAAAACCATTGCCTGGAAACAGGGGCGTAAACCCACTACGACCAACGGTGTTGACGAAGTGCAAAAATTCTGGAAAGCAAGGGGTATCGATCCAAATACTATCAATACTTATGATGGCAGCGGCCTTTCGCCTGGTGACCGGGTAACTACCAATACCATGGCCCGTATATTGCAATCGGCCAAAAAGGAGAGCTGGTTTGCCGACTTGTACACAAGTTTGCCTGTATACAACAATATGAAAATGAAAAGCGGCAGCATTAACAGTGTGCTGTGTTATGCTGGCTATCAAACCTATAATGGTCGTGAGTTGTGTTTCTCTATCATGGTAAATAATTTCAGCGGGTCAAGTCGCGGTATTAAGGAAAAAATGTTCAGGGTGCTGGATGTGCTGAAATAG